From a single Thioalbus denitrificans genomic region:
- the ubiT gene encoding ubiquinone anaerobic biosynthesis accessory factor UbiT has protein sequence MQTRKPPPRLSRLLTFPVGLVPTATHSTTVCLALNRIFATALRDGELEFLEGRVVRIRVNDLRLRLCFTLERGRLRPADERRPHDLTIEGDTYDFLLLASRREDPDTLFFNRRLRLGGDTELGLYVKNFLDAYEPPERLQPLMGTLERASRLFERFA, from the coding sequence ATGCAGACCCGCAAACCGCCCCCGCGCCTGTCGCGCCTGCTCACCTTCCCGGTGGGGCTGGTGCCCACCGCCACCCACAGCACCACGGTGTGCCTGGCCCTGAACCGGATCTTCGCCACCGCCCTGCGCGATGGCGAGCTGGAGTTCCTGGAGGGTCGGGTGGTGCGGATCCGGGTCAACGACCTGCGCCTGCGGCTCTGCTTCACCCTCGAACGGGGCCGGCTGCGTCCCGCCGACGAGCGCCGCCCCCACGATCTCACCATCGAGGGCGACACCTACGACTTCCTGCTGCTGGCCAGTCGGCGCGAGGACCCGGACACCCTGTTCTTCAACCGGCGGCTGCGCCTGGGCGGCGACACCGAGCTGGGACTCTACGTGAAGAACTTCCTCGACGCCTACGAGCCCCCCGAGCGGCTGCAGCCCCTCATGGGTACCCTCGAACGCGCCTCCCGCCTGTTCGAACGCTTCGCCTGA
- a CDS encoding SirB2 family protein, translating to MSLYLALKGVHVTCVILSLTGFVVRGAWMMRGSALLDRRWVRVAPHVVDTLLLASAVALALLSHQYPGVHDWLTAKVTGLLVYIILGSIALRRGRSRRIRIGFWVAALATFGYIVAVALTRDPFPLGIH from the coding sequence ATGAGCCTCTACCTGGCCCTGAAGGGTGTCCATGTCACCTGCGTCATCCTCTCCCTGACCGGGTTCGTGGTACGCGGTGCCTGGATGATGCGCGGCTCGGCGCTGCTGGACCGGCGCTGGGTGCGCGTCGCCCCGCACGTGGTGGATACCCTGCTGCTGGCCAGCGCCGTCGCCCTGGCGCTGCTGAGCCACCAGTACCCCGGGGTGCACGACTGGCTCACCGCCAAGGTGACCGGGCTGCTGGTCTACATCATCCTCGGCAGCATCGCCCTGCGGCGCGGCCGCAGCCGACGGATCCGGATCGGATTCTGGGTGGCCGCCCTGGCCACCTTCGGCTACATCGTGGCCGTCGCCCTCACCCGCGATCCCTTTCCTCTCGGCATCCATTGA